In Dioscorea cayenensis subsp. rotundata cultivar TDr96_F1 chromosome 26, TDr96_F1_v2_PseudoChromosome.rev07_lg8_w22 25.fasta, whole genome shotgun sequence, the following proteins share a genomic window:
- the LOC120253148 gene encoding uncharacterized protein LOC120253148 isoform X2, protein MAAGGKGNLERIRRGFRTALFMLTMVASLLVLSAPLLLAVGDVFISLVLASRYACATCYGLREHLRKYDFRSSLMDIPVISVVRSLVITCAYCLRDGPGLSHGPYLESATVCSFISVVILLVKSCLYSPALEEIHASDSLPSEKLHSNKSWGTSSLFLSSLVFALGHVVVAYRTSCKARKKLLFHHVDPESVLACKNVFAGYHKVPRSPTPCNARNSKSNSETKRKTSFRNMHDIPISLLADVDSQFIACQGITVHYKLSLPESPLPLSLSSSPFLEWSPNVSPPRISSGRLNIEWPMIVPPKSHYHLQRSLSNHFQNSSLYAPLLADAVPAATYCTDQIPALNLDDGDTYGYLPNSVSLDIDVNKKDKFAVILIHGFGGGVFSWRHVMDVLARQIGCAVVAFDRPGWGLTSRPRRKDWEEKQLPNPYKLESQVDLLISFCLEMGFSSVVLVGHDDGGLLALKAAEKIRSSLEYAHVEVKGAILLSASLSREVIPAFARILLHTSLGKKHMVRPLLRAEITQVINRHAWYDSTKLTAEVMNLYKATLCVEGWDEALHEIGRLSFATVLSPENADALLKSIENLPVLIVVGAEDALVSLKSAQVMASKLLNSRLVAISGCGHLPHEECPKALLAALQPFITRLLPSSDDTLQKQ, encoded by the exons ATGGCTGCTGGAGGTAAAGGGAACCTGGAGAGGATCCGTAGAGGGTTTCGGACGGCGTTGTTCATGCTGACTATGGTGGCTTCCTTGCTTGTCTTGTCAGCGCCGTTGCTCTTGGCCGTTGGGGATGTGTTTATTTCGCTGGTCCTGGCGTCGAGGTACGCTTGTGCGACTTGCTACGGGCTGAGGGAGCACTTGAGAAAGTACGATTTCAGAAGCTCGCTAATGGACATTCCGGTCATCTCTGTCGTCAGATCGCTTGTTATCACTT GTGCTTATTGTTTACGCGATGGACCTGGTCTTTCTCATGGGCCATATCTTGAATCAGCAACAGTTTGTTCCTTCATTTCAGTTGTTATCCTGTTGGTGAAAAGCTGTCTGTATTCCCCGGCCTTAGAGGAAATACATGCTTCAGACTCCTTGCCAAGTGAGAAACTGCATTCGAATAAGTCATGGGGGACATCTAGTCTTTTCCTGTCTTCATTAGTGTTCGCCCTTGGCCACGTAGTGGTCGCTTATCGGACCAGCTGCAAAGCTCGGAAAAAGCTTTTGTTTCACCATGTAGACCCTGAATCT GTTTTGGCTTGCAAAAATGTTTTTGCTGGATACCACAAGGTTCCCCGATCGCCTACACCATGCAATGCAAGAAATTCAAAAAGCAACAgtgaaactaaaagaaaaaccaGTTTTCGCAATATGCATGACATCCCTATTAGTCTACTTGCAGATGTTGACAGTCAGTTCATTGCCTGTCAGGGGATTACAGTCCATTACAAGCTAAGTCTTCCTGAATCACCTTTGCCtctttctttatcttcttctccgTTTCTTGAATGGAGTCCCAATGTCAGCCCGCCCAGGATTTCTTCTGGAAGGCTTAATATAGAATGGCCTATGATAGTTCCACCCAAATCTCATTATCACTTGCAAAGGAGCTTGAGtaatcatttccaaaattcttCTCTGTATGCTCCTCTGTTAGCTGATGCTGTGCCAGCAGCCACTTACTGTACAGACCAAATTCCTGCTCTGAACTTGGATGATGGTGACACTTATGGATACTTGCCTAATTCTGTGAGTTTGGATATTGATGTAAACAAAAAGGATAAGTTTGCAGTAATCCTGATTCATGGGTTTGGAGGAGGAGTCTTCTCTTGGCGCCATGTGATGGATGTTTTAGCTCGGCAGATTGGCTGCGCAGTTGTTGCCTTTGATCGCCCTGGGTGGGGATTGACTTCTCGCCCTCGTAGGAAGGATTGGGAAGAAAAGCAATTGCCTAATCCATATAAACTTGAGTCTCAG GTCGATCTTCTTATTTCGTTCTGCCTGGAAATGGGCTTTTCATCCGTCGTTCTTGTTGGTCATGATGATGGAGGCCTTCTTGCTTTGAAGGCTGCTGAAAAAATCCGTTCCTCTTTAGAATATGCTCAT GTGGAGGTCAAGGGAGCAATACTTCTCAGTGCCAGCTTGTCAAGAGAAGTTATTCCTGCCTTTGCTCGGATACTTTTGCACACTTCATTGGGGAAGAAGCACATGGTCCGCCCTCTACTCCGTGCAGAAATCACCCAAGTCATCAATCGACATGCATGGTATGATTCAACAAAGCTAACTGCAGAAGTCATGAATCTTTACAAG GCAACATTATGTGTTGAAGGATGGGATGAAGCACTGCATGAGATTGGACGTCTTTCTTTTGCAACTGTACTCTCTCCAGAGAATGCAGATGCTTTGTTGAAATCAATTGAAAACCTTCCTGTTTTGATAGTGGTTGGTGCTGAAGATGCTCTTGTTTCGCTGAAGTCTGCTCAAGTGATGGCATCGAAGCTTCTAAATTCT AGACTTGTTGCTATATCAGGATGTGGCCATCTTCCTCACGAGGAGTGTCCAAAGGCACTACTTGCAGCTCTTCAGCCATTCATAACTCGATTACTACCTTCATCTGATGATACCTTGCAAAAACAATAG
- the LOC120253148 gene encoding uncharacterized protein LOC120253148 isoform X1, giving the protein MAAGGKGNLERIRRGFRTALFMLTMVASLLVLSAPLLLAVGDVFISLVLASRYACATCYGLREHLRKYDFRSSLMDIPVISVVRSLVITCAYCLRDGPGLSHGPYLESATVCSFISVVILLVKSCLYSPALEEIHASDSLPSEKLHSNKSWGTSSLFLSSLVFALGHVVVAYRTSCKARKKLLFHHVDPESVLACKNVFAGYHKVPRSPTPCNARNSKSNSETKRKTSFRNMHDIPISLLADVDSQFIACQGITVHYKLSLPESPLPLSLSSSPFLEWSPNVSPPRISSGRLNIEWPMIVPPKSHYHLQRSLSNHFQNSSLYAPLLADAVPAATYCTDQIPALNLDDGDTYGYLPNSVSLDIDVNKKDKFAVILIHGFGGGVFSWRHVMDVLARQIGCAVVAFDRPGWGLTSRPRRKDWEEKQLPNPYKLESQVDLLISFCLEMGFSSVVLVGHDDGGLLALKAAEKIRSSLEYAHVVEVKGAILLSASLSREVIPAFARILLHTSLGKKHMVRPLLRAEITQVINRHAWYDSTKLTAEVMNLYKATLCVEGWDEALHEIGRLSFATVLSPENADALLKSIENLPVLIVVGAEDALVSLKSAQVMASKLLNSRLVAISGCGHLPHEECPKALLAALQPFITRLLPSSDDTLQKQ; this is encoded by the exons ATGGCTGCTGGAGGTAAAGGGAACCTGGAGAGGATCCGTAGAGGGTTTCGGACGGCGTTGTTCATGCTGACTATGGTGGCTTCCTTGCTTGTCTTGTCAGCGCCGTTGCTCTTGGCCGTTGGGGATGTGTTTATTTCGCTGGTCCTGGCGTCGAGGTACGCTTGTGCGACTTGCTACGGGCTGAGGGAGCACTTGAGAAAGTACGATTTCAGAAGCTCGCTAATGGACATTCCGGTCATCTCTGTCGTCAGATCGCTTGTTATCACTT GTGCTTATTGTTTACGCGATGGACCTGGTCTTTCTCATGGGCCATATCTTGAATCAGCAACAGTTTGTTCCTTCATTTCAGTTGTTATCCTGTTGGTGAAAAGCTGTCTGTATTCCCCGGCCTTAGAGGAAATACATGCTTCAGACTCCTTGCCAAGTGAGAAACTGCATTCGAATAAGTCATGGGGGACATCTAGTCTTTTCCTGTCTTCATTAGTGTTCGCCCTTGGCCACGTAGTGGTCGCTTATCGGACCAGCTGCAAAGCTCGGAAAAAGCTTTTGTTTCACCATGTAGACCCTGAATCT GTTTTGGCTTGCAAAAATGTTTTTGCTGGATACCACAAGGTTCCCCGATCGCCTACACCATGCAATGCAAGAAATTCAAAAAGCAACAgtgaaactaaaagaaaaaccaGTTTTCGCAATATGCATGACATCCCTATTAGTCTACTTGCAGATGTTGACAGTCAGTTCATTGCCTGTCAGGGGATTACAGTCCATTACAAGCTAAGTCTTCCTGAATCACCTTTGCCtctttctttatcttcttctccgTTTCTTGAATGGAGTCCCAATGTCAGCCCGCCCAGGATTTCTTCTGGAAGGCTTAATATAGAATGGCCTATGATAGTTCCACCCAAATCTCATTATCACTTGCAAAGGAGCTTGAGtaatcatttccaaaattcttCTCTGTATGCTCCTCTGTTAGCTGATGCTGTGCCAGCAGCCACTTACTGTACAGACCAAATTCCTGCTCTGAACTTGGATGATGGTGACACTTATGGATACTTGCCTAATTCTGTGAGTTTGGATATTGATGTAAACAAAAAGGATAAGTTTGCAGTAATCCTGATTCATGGGTTTGGAGGAGGAGTCTTCTCTTGGCGCCATGTGATGGATGTTTTAGCTCGGCAGATTGGCTGCGCAGTTGTTGCCTTTGATCGCCCTGGGTGGGGATTGACTTCTCGCCCTCGTAGGAAGGATTGGGAAGAAAAGCAATTGCCTAATCCATATAAACTTGAGTCTCAG GTCGATCTTCTTATTTCGTTCTGCCTGGAAATGGGCTTTTCATCCGTCGTTCTTGTTGGTCATGATGATGGAGGCCTTCTTGCTTTGAAGGCTGCTGAAAAAATCCGTTCCTCTTTAGAATATGCTCAT GTGGTGGAGGTCAAGGGAGCAATACTTCTCAGTGCCAGCTTGTCAAGAGAAGTTATTCCTGCCTTTGCTCGGATACTTTTGCACACTTCATTGGGGAAGAAGCACATGGTCCGCCCTCTACTCCGTGCAGAAATCACCCAAGTCATCAATCGACATGCATGGTATGATTCAACAAAGCTAACTGCAGAAGTCATGAATCTTTACAAG GCAACATTATGTGTTGAAGGATGGGATGAAGCACTGCATGAGATTGGACGTCTTTCTTTTGCAACTGTACTCTCTCCAGAGAATGCAGATGCTTTGTTGAAATCAATTGAAAACCTTCCTGTTTTGATAGTGGTTGGTGCTGAAGATGCTCTTGTTTCGCTGAAGTCTGCTCAAGTGATGGCATCGAAGCTTCTAAATTCT AGACTTGTTGCTATATCAGGATGTGGCCATCTTCCTCACGAGGAGTGTCCAAAGGCACTACTTGCAGCTCTTCAGCCATTCATAACTCGATTACTACCTTCATCTGATGATACCTTGCAAAAACAATAG
- the LOC120253080 gene encoding structural maintenance of chromosomes protein 3 gives MYIKKVIIEGFKSYKEEVSTDPFSPKVNCVVGANGSGKTNFFHAIRFVLSDLFQNLRSEDRHALLHEGAGHQVVSAFVEIVFDNSDNRIPVDKEEVRLRRTIGLKKDEYFLDAKHVTKTEVMNLLESAGFSRSNPYYVVQQGKIASLTLMKDSERLDLLKEIGGTRVYEERRRESLKIMQETGNKRKQIDQVVHYLEERLRELDEEKEELRKYQQLDKQRRSLEYTIFDKELQVARQNLNEVEEFRKKISENSTSMHNKALDVHEKFKLVEKELKVLTKDIQALNKEKEVIEKKRTEALKTHAQVELDVKDLELRISADARTEEEAKSQLKNLLDEITQSNSELSRIRLLHESKVAEEEKITKGIMEREKKLSVLYQKQGRATQFESKADRDSWLQTEIDDLERVCSSNEAQKRKLEEESQQLKDEESRLKTLINNRETEKEKLMMEISVVQERFDNLRKERDKLQDTRKSLWKNEGELSAEIDRLKSDRVKALKSLDHATPGDIRRGLSSVDRIVKDHKIKGVHGSILQLIDCEEKFFTAVEVTAGNSLFHVVVDNDDISTRIIRYLTAEKGGRVTFIPLSKVKVPHVTYPQNPDVVPLLKRLKFKTEDALAFQQVFGRTVICRDLDVATTVARGGGLDCITLEGDQVNKKGGMTGGYYDFRRSKLKYMKVIKQNGVYIETKSEELNDIGNKLKEIDQKITSLVSEQQKMDAYRLHLKSELEQLKNDIANAEKQKQTIIKALEKKEKLLANAKSQIAQIQLGISAKKLEMGTELVDQLTSEERDLLSRLNPEITDLKEKLLACKASRIDIEGRKEELETNLSENLARRKEELENLISSIDFGTSNKEADHKRQELKSSKANVDDWTRQLKEVVDNIETLTNKIGDMKITKEKLKAQEENCARTLQDEAKELEQSLNKRNLFLSKQEECMKKIRDLGSLPSDAFETYKKKNIKELQKMLHKCNEQLKQFSHVNKKALDQYMNFIEQREQLQKRRAELDAGDQKIKELISVLDQRKDESIERTFKGVARHFREVFSELVQGGHGYLVMMKKKDGEPGDGDHDEDPPHDPEGRVEKYVGVKVKVSFTGQGETQSMKQLSGGQKTVVALTLIFAIQRCDPAPFYLFDEIDAALDPQYRTAVGNMIRRLADMANTQFITTTFRAELVKVADKIYGVTHKNRVSHVNVVSKDEALNFIEHDQTHNE, from the exons ATGTATATAAAGAAG GTTATCATCGAAGGGTTCAAAAGCTACAAAGAGGAAGTTTCCACTGATCCTTTCAGCCCTAAAGTTAACTGTGTTG TTGGTGCCAATGGTTCTGGAAAGACAAATTTTTTCCATG CCATACGATTTGTACTTAGTGATCTCTTCCAGAACTTGCGCAGTGAAGATAGGCATGCCCTTCTCCAT GAAGGTGCTGGTCATCAAGTTGTTTCAGCTTTTGTAGAAATTGTCTTTGACAACTCTGACAACCGAATCCCT GTTgataaggaggaggtaaggttGCGGCGAACAATTGGTTTGAAAAAGGACGAATATTTCCTAGACGCCAAGCATGTTAC TAAAACAGAAGTGATGAATCTGCTCGAGAGTGCTGGTTTCTCTCGTTCCAATCCATATTATGTTGTTCAGCAGGGCAAG ATAGCTTCTCTTACCTTAATGAAAGATTCTGAGCGTCTAGATCTGCTGAAGGAGATTGGTGGCACCCGTGTGTATGAGGAGAGGAGGCGTGAGAGCTTGAAAATAATGCAAGAGACTG GTAATAAGAGGAAGCAGATTGATCAGGTTGTTCATTATTTAGAGGAGAGGTTACGAGAacttgatgaagaaaaagaagaattgagGAAATATCAGCAGCTTGACAAGCAACGGAGGTCATTAGAGTACACTATTTTCGACAAAGAACTCCAAGTTGCTAGACAGAACTTAAATGAG GTTGAAGAGTTTCGGAAGAAGATTTCTGAGAACTCAACTAGCATGCATAACAAAGCCCTCGATGTCCATGAAAAATTCAAGTTGGTAGAAAAGGAACTCAAAGTTCTAACTAAAGACATTCAAGCCctgaacaaagagaaagaggtgatAGAAAAGAAGCGAACTGAAGCACTTAAGACGCATGCTCAGGTTGAGCTTGATGTGAAAGACCTAGAACTGAGAATTTCTGCAGATGCCAGAACTGAG GAAGAAGCTAAAAGTCAGTTGAAGAATCTGCTGGATGAAATCACACAATCTAATAGTGAACTGAGCAGAATTAGATTATTACATGAATCAAAAGTGGCGGAAGAGGAGAAAATTACCAAAGG AATCATGGAGCGTGAGAAGAAACTGAGCGTTCTATACCAGAAGCAAGGTCGCGCAACCCAGTTCGAAAGTAAAGCTGACAGGGATTCGTGGCTTCAAACTGAAATCGATGATCTTGAACGTGTTTGTTCATCAAATGAAGCACAG AAAAGGAAGCTTGAGGAAGAATCTCAGCAGCTCAAAGATGAGGAGAGTAGATTGAAGACACTGATAAATAATCGAGAAACTGAAAAGGAGAAGCTTATGATGGAGATTTCTGTAGTTCAAGAACGTTTCGATAATCTAAGGAAAGAAAGGGATAAGCTACAAGATACTCGAAA GTCTCTGTGGAAAAATGAGGGGGAGCTTTCTGCTGAAATTGACAGGCTAAAATCAGATCGAGTAAAAGCACTCAAGAGCTTGGATCATGCTACACCCGGT GATATTCGGAGAGGATTGAGTTCTGTTGATAGGATTGTAAAGGACCACAAAATTAAAGGTGTACATGGCTCAATATTGCAGCTAATTGATTGTGAGGAAAAGTTCTTCACTGCTGTTGAAGTTACAGCTGGAAATAG CCTATTTCACGTGGTTGTTGACAATGACGATATATCAACAAGAATAATCAGATACCTGACTGCTGAAAAAGGTGGGCGTGTAACTTTCATACCACTGAGCAAAGTGAAAGTTCCTCATGTAACTTATCCGCAAAACCCTGATGTGGTACCCCTGTTGAAAAGGTTGAAATTTAAAACAGAAGATGCTCTTGCTTTTCAACAG GTTTTTGGTAGAACCGTTATTTGCAGAGATTTGGATGTAGCCACAACTGTTGCTAGAGGTGGTGGCCTTGATTGTATCACGCTGGAAG GTGATCAAGTAAACAAAAAAGGTGGCATGACAGGTGGATATTATGATTTTAGACGTTCCAAACTTAAATATATGAAAGTAATTAAGCAAAATGGAGTTTATATCGAGACAAAGTCGGAGGAGTTAAATGATATAGGAAACAAGCTCAAAG AGATTGACCAGAAGATCACCAGTTTGGTTAGTGAACAACAGAAAATGGATGCTTACCGGCTTCACCTAAAGTCAGAGTTGGAACAGCTTAAAAATGACATTGCTAATGCCGAGAAGCAGAAGCAGACTATTATTAAAGCTCTTGAGAAAAAG GAAAAATTGCTTGCAAATGCCAAAAGCCAAATTGCACAGATCCAACTTGGGATTAGTGCGAAAAAACTTGAAATGGGCACCGAACTTGTTGACCAGCTAACATCTGAGGAAAGAGATTTACTTTCAAGACTGAACCCTGAAATCACAGATCTGAAAGAGAAGCTTCTGGCCTGCAAAGCCAGTCGGATAGAT ATAGAAGGTAGGAAAGAGGAGCTTGAGACCAATCTGTCTGAAAATCTTGCTAGACGAAAAGAGGAGTTGGAAAACCTAATTTCATCCATAGATTTTGGTACCTCAAATAAGGAAGCTGATCATAAAAGGCAAGAGTTAAAGAGCTCAAAGGCAAATGTTGATGACTGGACACGGCAACTCAAAG AAGTCGTGGATAATATAGAAACATTAACGAATAAAATTGGGGACATGAAGATTACTAAAGAGAAGCTAAAG GCACAAGAAGAAAATTGTGCACGGACACTTCAAGATGAAGCAAAAGAATTGGAGCAGTCACTGAACAAGAGAAATTTGTTTCTCTCTAAGCAAGAGGAATGTATGAAAAAGATTAGAGATTTGGGTTCTCTGCCATCTGATGCTTTTGAAAC gtataagaagaaaaacatcaaGGAGTTACAGAAGATGCTCCACAAGTGTAATGAGCAGTTGAAGCAATTTAGCCACGTCAACAAAAAGGCCCTTGACCAATACATGAATTTCATAGAGCAACGTGAACAGCTACAGAAAAGGCGGGCAGAACTGGATGCGGGTGATCAG aaaattaaagaattaatttcTGTTTTGGATCAAAGGAAGGATGAATCAATTGAACGGACATTCAAAGGTGTCGCAAGGCATTTTCGGGAAGTATTTTCTGAGCTTGTGCAAGGTGGTCATGGCTACCTGGTTATGATGAAAAAGAAG GATGGTGAACCTGGTGATGGTGATCACGATGAGGATCCACCTCATGATCCTGAGGGTCGAGTTGAAAAGTATGTTGGTGTGAAAGTCAAG GTTTCGTTCACTGGGCAAGGAGAAACTCAGTCAATGAAACAACTATCTGGTGGTCAGAAAACAGTTGTGGCACTAACATTGATTTTTGCCATCCAGCGCTGTGATCCTGCTCCATTCtatttgtttgatgaaattgatGCAGCTTTGGATCCCCAGTATAGGACTGCTGTTGGAA ATATGATTCGCCGGCTGGCAGACATGGCTAACACTCAGTTTATAACGACGACATTTAGGGCCGAACTTGTGAAAGTTGCAGACAAGATATATGGTGTTACCCACAAGAACAGAGTGAGCCATGTCAATGTCGTCTCAAAGGATGAGGCGCTCAATTTCATCGAGCATGATCAGACACACAACGAGTGA